One Stratiformator vulcanicus genomic window, TCTTCTCTAAGACCCGCAAGCTCGGCCACAGTGATGACATCACGATCTGGAGTCAGGCTGGGGTCGACGGACCTCTCGCTCGTCGGAAGATCAGCCTCTACGGACGCAACGCCGCCTCGGGCACCTACGGTTACTTCAAAGACGTGGCGTTGGGCGACGGTGATTTTAAAGACATCGTGAAAGAACAAGCCGGCAGCGCCTCGGTCGTGCAGGGCATCGCCGGTGACAAGGCGGGGATCGGCTACAGTGGCATCGGTTACAAGACGCCGGGCGTGAAAGCGATCGCGGTTGCCCCATCGGCCGGTGGGGAAGCGCTCGAGCCGATCGAAGAAAACGTCTACAGCGGCAAGTACCCCTTATTCCGCTTTCTGAATCTGATCGTCGACAAGCAGCCGAACAAGGATCTCGATCCGCTGCGTCGTGAATTCGTTAAGTACATCTTCAGCAAGCAGGGGCAGGAAGCCGTCGTCAAAGATGACTACTTCCCCGTGCCCGCCGTCTTCGCCAAGCGGCAGTTGAAGAGCGTCGGGATTGAGTAAACCGATGGGCCGCAGGCAGCCGGACGGGGGCCGATTGCGTTCCGCGTTCGGCTGCTTTAGCGTCTTGAATACCTCACACTCCCTCAGCGAACCGCTCCCCAGTGAATAACGCCTGAGCGAACTACGCCATTTTGTAAAAGCCCCCCTTGAAGCAGAACGCCGGATTGCGTTCGGGGAATATAGTCAGCCCGCATCAACCGGGCTGACGCGATCCCGACCGAGTCAGGGAGAAATGCACTCGGTCCGGGCTGATCGACCAGAGACTATGGCAGAGAAAACTTCCGCATTTACCGGCCGGAAACGACAGCTCAGCACGCGCCGCACGGTCAAATTTGCGGACCAATTCGCCGCGTCGGTCATCACCGTGGGCGGCATCGGGACGATCGGTGCCGTCTTTCTCGTCGGCGTGTTGCTGGTTTGGGAAGTGGTCCCTCTTTTTCAGCCGGCTGAAATCACTCCAGTCGCTCTCCCGCAGACAGACTCCTCACTCGACGTCAGTCGCGGGTTCCGCGTTGACGAGTACGACGTGATCGGCTGGGGGGCCGGCGAAGACGGGTCAATCACCAGTTTTTCGACGCGCACCGGGGAATCGATCAGCACGCGCAGCGTCGTTTCAACGCAGGATGACGGCCGAGATGTCACCGCGTTCTCGATCGCCTTTGATCAGCCTGACATCGCGTTCGGATTTGCGGACGGTAGCGTCGTTACCGGACTAGCGGCCTTCAAAACCGATTTTCTCGAAGCTGAGTCGGTGCCTGAAGAGGTTCGGTCTCTCGCGACGAATCAAACCCGAATCTATGACGGCGGAATTGTTGAAGTCACCCCGCGAGGGCAATTTCGAGTGCAACGGGTCGAGTTCGATCTCCCCGACGAACCGCTCGACGTTGCCGATTCGCCGGTGACGTTGATCGACGTCGTGGGAACGTCAAGCGGCCCGGTCGTGGCCGTCTGGTCGGAAGAGCGACGGCTGCTCCTGTTCCGCATTAAGCAGTCGGAAAACATCTTCACGGGAGAAGTCACGTCGGAACCGGCCGATCAAGTCGAGTTGCCGGTCGATGGCGCCCCAACGTCACAACCGAACTTCCTGCTGATGGGCGAGTCGGGATCGCGTTTGTATTTGATTTGGGAAGACGGGACGCTGTTTCGGTATTCGCTCGACGATTCGAGAAAATGGTATCTCGCCGAGAGCTTGAAGGTCGTGCCGGCGGGGCGCACCGTGACCAGCGTGAAGCTTGCCGCCGGTCGAACGACGCTGTTGATCGGCGATTCCGAAGGCGACCTCACGGGTTGGTTCCCCGTCCGCGATACGCCCGACTTCGCCGGTACGAATCGGCCGGTCGAAGACGAAACCGAAACAGTCTTGCCGGATGACGGCTACCTGCTGACGCGGGCTCACGAATACGGCCGAGGTCCGACCGAGGCGGCCGTGTCGGGATTGGGTCCCTCGCCTCGAGATCGCACCGTCGCCGTCGGCTACGCCGACGGTTCACTGAGCCTGATTCAGACGACCAACGAACGGCGCATGGTCGACTTCGTTCGCGACGGCCCTCCCGCGAAGCACCTCGCGCTGACGCCGCAGGCGGAGCGATCGTCGATTTACGGCGTGTCCGAAGATCACGATCTGTTTCGGGGCAAAGTCGAAATCGGTCATCCCGCCGCGAGTCTCGCCGGACTCTTTGCGCCCATTTGGTATGAGGGATACGCGGCACCCGCGAGCGTGTGGCAGTCGACGTCGGCCAGCGACGCGACCGAACCGAAGTTCGGCCTCGGCCCGATCATCTTCGGGACGCTCAAGGCCACGTTTTACTCGATGCTGTTTGGCGCGCCGCTCGCGCTGATGGCCGCGATCTATACCAGTGAAATTATGCCGTCGCGTTGGCGTCCGGCGATCAAGCCGACGATCGAAAACATGGCCAGCTTGCCGAGTGTCGTCCTCGGTTATGTCGCGGCCATTGTGATCGCTCCGTACGTCGAGAAGTGGCTGCCGATGATTCTGCTCGTCCCGTTCATCGTGCCGCTGGCGTTGTTGACTGGTGCCTACCTGTGGCAGATGCTCCCGGTCCGCGTCGCGCTGCGGCTTGAGAATGGTCGCATGTTTTTCGCTGCGGTGACGGCCTTGGCCGGCGTGTTCGCAGCCTACCTGTTGGGGCCGATCGTTGAAGACGTGTTGTTTCGAGGAAACATCCTGCTCTGGTTCTCGGAACGAAAAGGGAGCGGAATCGGCGGTTGGTTTTTGATCCTGACGCCACTGGTCACGCTGGTCGTCGCGTTGCTGGCCCGAACATTCGTGACGCCTATTTTGATTAACGCTACAAGAAACTGGTCCCGTTCTGCCTGCACGGCAGCGGACTTGGGCAAGTTCGCTGTCGCCGGGCTGATCGTGCTCGCCGGAACGTACTTACTTTCATGGGCGCTCATTCAATTCGGATCGCTGACCGGCCTCGACCTCGACCCGAGGAATTCGCTGATCGGCAGCTTCGATCAGCGAAATGCGTTCATCGTCGGTTTCGTGATGGGATTCGCGATCATCCCGATCATCTTCACACTCGCGGACGACGCCCTGATGTCCGTCCCGCAGCAATTGCGCTCGGCCTCGTTGGGTTCGGGGGCGACCCCCTGGCAGACCGCCATGAGAGTGGTTCTGCCCACGGCGATGAGCGGTTTGTTTTCCGCACTCATGGTGGGCCTGGGACGCGCCGTCGGTGAGACGATGATCGTGCTGATGGCCGCGGGTAACACGCCGATCCTTGATTTCAATATCTTCAACGGCTTTCGCACGCTCTCGGCGAACATCGCCGTTGAGCTTCCTGAAGCCGTCAAAGGGAGCACGCACTTTCGGATTCTGTTCCTGTGCGCCCTGCTGCTGTTCATCCTGACCTTCATCGTCAACACCGTCGCGGAAATCGTACGCATTCGGTTCCGCAAACGCGCGTCTCAGCTATGAGCGAACCCACCCCCCAAAGTCCCGATCACGGTGAGCGTTCAGCCCGAACGGTCCGACGCGATCCGAAAGGTCGCCCGGGACCTTTTTCGGCCATGGCTGCTCGTAATGAGCCGATGCTTTGGTTGTGCAGTGGCGCGCTCATTGCCTGCCTCGCGATGATTTTGCTGCTGCTGGCAAAGATCATCTACGAAGGTGCCCGCACGTTTTGGCCCGGTCGCATCGAGGCGATCACCGTCTACATGCCGGAGGATGGCCAGCCGCACGAGTTACTGGGCGAAACCGTCGACCAGTCCACATTCATACTGACGCGAGACTTTGCCAAAGGGCTGCCGGCCGCGACCCAAGCCGTCGCGATGGAGTTGCTCGGCAAGGAAGATCAGGCCCGCATTTCGCAGACGCTGATCCGCGTCGACAATAAAGACGTGACCGGAAGTCCTTACCGATATGTCCGGGAATTCGAGATTGTCGATGGGTCGACCAGTACTCCCGAATGGGCGGTTGTCGCGGAGCGATACTCGTGGGGCA contains:
- a CDS encoding ABC transporter permease subunit, whose amino-acid sequence is MAEKTSAFTGRKRQLSTRRTVKFADQFAASVITVGGIGTIGAVFLVGVLLVWEVVPLFQPAEITPVALPQTDSSLDVSRGFRVDEYDVIGWGAGEDGSITSFSTRTGESISTRSVVSTQDDGRDVTAFSIAFDQPDIAFGFADGSVVTGLAAFKTDFLEAESVPEEVRSLATNQTRIYDGGIVEVTPRGQFRVQRVEFDLPDEPLDVADSPVTLIDVVGTSSGPVVAVWSEERRLLLFRIKQSENIFTGEVTSEPADQVELPVDGAPTSQPNFLLMGESGSRLYLIWEDGTLFRYSLDDSRKWYLAESLKVVPAGRTVTSVKLAAGRTTLLIGDSEGDLTGWFPVRDTPDFAGTNRPVEDETETVLPDDGYLLTRAHEYGRGPTEAAVSGLGPSPRDRTVAVGYADGSLSLIQTTNERRMVDFVRDGPPAKHLALTPQAERSSIYGVSEDHDLFRGKVEIGHPAASLAGLFAPIWYEGYAAPASVWQSTSASDATEPKFGLGPIIFGTLKATFYSMLFGAPLALMAAIYTSEIMPSRWRPAIKPTIENMASLPSVVLGYVAAIVIAPYVEKWLPMILLVPFIVPLALLTGAYLWQMLPVRVALRLENGRMFFAAVTALAGVFAAYLLGPIVEDVLFRGNILLWFSERKGSGIGGWFLILTPLVTLVVALLARTFVTPILINATRNWSRSACTAADLGKFAVAGLIVLAGTYLLSWALIQFGSLTGLDLDPRNSLIGSFDQRNAFIVGFVMGFAIIPIIFTLADDALMSVPQQLRSASLGSGATPWQTAMRVVLPTAMSGLFSALMVGLGRAVGETMIVLMAAGNTPILDFNIFNGFRTLSANIAVELPEAVKGSTHFRILFLCALLLFILTFIVNTVAEIVRIRFRKRASQL
- a CDS encoding PstS family phosphate ABC transporter substrate-binding protein, with the protein product MMLRQFLTSSTIAAAVVLTTAGSVAFAQAKVDPKLPEYKPVPGISGTISTAGSDTMANLATYWTEGFLKFYPNVKVDSEAKGSSTAPPALTESKINFGMMSRPPKEAEMSAFAKKKGYKPTVLNSSIDMLAVFVHKDNPVDALSLPQLDAIFSKTRKLGHSDDITIWSQAGVDGPLARRKISLYGRNAASGTYGYFKDVALGDGDFKDIVKEQAGSASVVQGIAGDKAGIGYSGIGYKTPGVKAIAVAPSAGGEALEPIEENVYSGKYPLFRFLNLIVDKQPNKDLDPLRREFVKYIFSKQGQEAVVKDDYFPVPAVFAKRQLKSVGIE